The following are encoded in a window of Thunnus albacares chromosome 9, fThuAlb1.1, whole genome shotgun sequence genomic DNA:
- the LOC122989095 gene encoding atrial natriuretic peptide receptor 2-like — translation MALRTAATLYLCFLLGANCWHDLDNTEYDCWPSDNPNDFNMINCGGLEMAWVQRPPEKVTNGEEFNVSYAVTASDSFYEYAVRNKIFQFSDASEAKRFCHEHECPANWNNANEMNCCVYHANIHSCPLGLMKHGRICGPWIPDDGKIVTHTVSKAGKMTQKYWTSKVVLIHVGVTSVIAHIKIGQMHAALESKVLVVSAQVCGDDVCEPEENCLNCPADCGICPMSIMIKVAIGLPVALFSSGFILTMVWLQYQKQKMFWDESWIINYKNIIFGRVCCMDVGSMTSLQRFKSNSSVSRTTDVTVCTGVNTSFKQGFIQPGIYDGRTVGVKHIQKKHFTLSKIIRKEVKEVRQLDHPNICKFIGGSIEVPYVSIITEYCPKGSLSDVLLNDDIPINWGFRLSFATDIARGMAYLHQHKVFHGRVHSRNCVVDDRWVCKISDYGLTAYRKDDFEAVSNGFNCGDVNRIYCAPEVLLGSSSNMTPAADVYSYSMILVEIATRSDLISAEGVRMDIMWRPPLPELKAGKADTDCPSQGDYCELIKRCWSHNVTMRPTFEQVKKMLDKMNPHKVSPVDMMMNLMEKYSKHLEAIVAERTQDLLQEKQKTDRLLYSMLPKPVADDLRQGRTAEAQSFSNATVYFSDIVGFTQLSGASTPHQVVDFLNKLYTSFDDIIDNYDVYKVETIGDAYMVVSGVPQENGINHAGEIASMALDLVSVCHTFKIPHKPNTQLKIRAGIHSGPVVAGVVGTKMPRYCLFGDTVNTASRMESTSEALKIQVSGTTADLLHTLRGYVLTCRGTLNVKGKGEMTTWWLEAKTDDHTDLLLRTSESRGVPVPVSD, via the exons ATGGCTCTACGGACAGCGGCAACCCTCTACCTGTGTTTCCTGCTG GGAGCAAATTGCTGGCATGATTTGGACAACACAGAGTACGACTGTTGGCCGAGCGACAATCCAAATGATTTCAACATGATAAATTGTGGTG GTCTGGAAATGGCCTGGGTTCAGCGTCCTCCAGAGAAAGTAACCAATGGGGAAGAGTTCAACGTCTCGTACGCGGTGACAGCTTCAGATTCCTTCTACGAATACGCAGTCAGGAACAAGATTTTCCAGTTCAG TGATGCGTCAGAGGCGAAGAGGTTCTGTCATGAACACGAGTGCCCAGCAAACTGGAACAATGCCAATGAAATGAACTGTTGTGTGTATCACGCCAACATCCACTCCTGTCCTCTGGGCCTCATG AAACATGGTAGAATCTGTGGCCCGTGGATTCCTGACGATGGTAAAATAGTGACTCACACTGTATCCAAAGCAGGGAAGATGACCCAGAAATACTGGACTTCAAAG GTGGTGCTGATCCATGTGGGAGTCACCTCAGTCATTGCTCATATCAAAATAGGACAGATGCACGCAGCACTGGAGTCCAAAGTGCTTGTTGTCAGTGCCCAAG tGTGCGGGGATGACGTCTGCGAGCCGGAGGAGAACTGTCTGAACTGTCCTGCAGACTGCGGCATCTGTCCGATGTCCATCATGATCAAGGTGGCCATCGGGCTTCCAGTCGCTCTCTTCAGCAGTGGCTTCATCCTAACCATGGTG TGGCTTCAGTACCAGAAACAGAAGATGTTTTGGGATGAAAGCTGGATCATTAACTACAAGAACATAATATTTG GTAGAGTGTGCTGCATGGATGTTGGCAGTATGACCAGCCTGCAGCGCTTCAAGAGTAATTCCAGCGTCAGTCGAACCACTGATGTGACCGTGTGCACTGGAGTCAACACCTCCTTCAAACAAGGCTTCATCCAGCCCGGCATCTA TGATGGGAGAACGGTGGGAGTCAAACACATCCAGAAGAAACATTTCACCCTCTCTAAAATCATCAGGAAGGAGGTGAAAGAAGTCAG GCAACTGGACCACCCCAATATATGCAAATTCATTGGTGGTTCCATTGAGGTGCCCTATGTGAGCATCATCACGGAGTACTGCCCTAAAGGAAGCCTGTCTGATGTCCTGCTGAACGATGACATCCCCATCAACTGGGGCTTCAG ACTGTCCTTTGCCACTGACATCGCCCGCGGGATGGCCTACCTCCATCAGCACAAGGTGTTTCATGGGAGAGTTCACTCCAGAAACTGTGTCGTCGATGACCGCTGGGTGTGCAAAATCTCAG ATTATGGGCTCACAGCTTACAGGAAGGATGACTTTGAGGCTGTCAGTAATGGCTTCAACTGTGGGGATGTAAACCGTATATATTGCGCTCCGGAGGTCCTGCTGGGAAGCAGCTCCAATATGACACCAGCAGCAGATGTCTATAG CTACTCCATGATTCTGGTTGAGATTGCAACTCGCTCTGACCTCATTTCA GCTGAGGGAGTGAGGATGGATATCATGTGGCGTCCCCCTCTGCCTGAACTCAAAGCAGGAAAGGCGGATACTGACTGTCCCAGTCAAGGAGACTACTGTGAG CTTATTAAGAGGTGCTGGTCTCACAATGTCACTATGAGGCCCACATTTGAGCAAGTGAAGAAGATGCTCGACAAAATGAACCCACACAAAGTCAGCCCTGTGGACATGATGATGAACTTG ATGGAGAAGTACAGCAAACATCTGGAGGCCATAGTTGCTGAGAGAACACAGGACCTTCTTcaagagaaacagaagacgGATCGGTTGTTATACA GCATGTTACCAAAGCCGGTGGCTGATGACCTTCGTCAAGGCCGGACAGCAGAGGCTCAGAGCTTCTCTAACGCCACAGTCTACTTCAG TGATATTGTAGGCTTCACTCAGCTGTCTGGCGCCAGCACTCCCCACCAGGTAGTGGACTTCCTTAACAAGCTTTACACCAGCTTCGATGACATCATTGACAATTATGATGTCTACAAAGTGGAGACAATAGGAGATGCTT ACATGGTGGTCTCTGGGGTCCCTCAAGAAAATGGCATCAATCATGCTGGGGAGATCGCCAGCATGGCCCTGGATCTGGTCAGCGTCTGTCACACTTTCAAGATCCCCCACAAGCCCAACACGCAGCTAAAGATACGTGCAGGCATCCATTCAG GACCTGTCGTGGCTGGTGTGGTTGGCACCAAAATGCCACGCTACTGCCTATTTGGAGACACTGTCAACACAGCATCTCGGATGGAATCAACAAGTGAAG CGCTGAAGATCCAGGTGAGTGGTACCACAGCTGACCTGCTTCACACACTCAGAGGTTACGTTCTGACCTGCAGAGGAACACTTAATGTGAAG GGTAAAGGGGAGATGACAACATGGTGGCTTGAAGCAAAGACAGACGAtcacacagacctgctgctcaGAACATCTGAGTCCAGAGGAGTCCCAGTTCCAGTTAGTGACTAA
- the lpar3 gene encoding lysophosphatidic acid receptor 3 — protein MAQQNLSCHYNESMVFFYNNSGAEDKWDKAQLILVQVVGSLFCCFILGSNAMVIAAVITNKRFHYPFYYLLANLAASDFLAGIAYVYLMFNTGEASRRLTVKGYFIRQGLLDVSLSASLANLLVIALERYISVMNWKVHSNLTKRRVTLLIVLVWAISIFMGAVPSLGWNCICNLGDCSQLAPIFSRSYLVFWSVSNLVVFLVMVAIYMRIYIYVKKKTSVLMPHTSGSINRKRTPIKLIKTVMVVLGAFVFCWTPGLVVLLLDGLNCTSCNVMKLKRWLLLLAVLNSVMNPCIYSYKDEEMWTTFKNLMRCIGNGTRRQRSTRANARPLSSAQDTGNSQPPSEETKNDDQGILKT, from the exons ATGGCCCAGCAGAACCTCAGCTGTCATTATAATGAGTCCATGGTCTTCTTCTACAACAACAGCGGCGCAGAGGATAAATGGGACAAAGCGCAGCTCATTCTGGTCCAGGTGGTGGGTTCTCTCTTCTGCTGTTTCATCCTGGGGTCCAACGCTATGGTCATAGCTGCTGTCATCACCAACAAGAGGTTCCACTACCCTTTCTACTATCTTCTTGCCAACCTCGCCGCCTCGGACTTCCTCGCTGGCATAGCGTACGTGTACCTCATGTTTAACACAGGTGAGGCGTCACGGAGACTGACAGTTAAAGGATACTTCATCCGCCAAGGTCTTCTGGACGTCAGCCTCTCGGCCTCACTGGCTAACCTGCTTGTTATAGCTCTGGAGCGCTACATCTCTGTCATGAACTGGAAAGTCCACAGCAACCTGACTAAGAGGAGGGTGACCCTGCTGATCGTGCTGGTGTGGGCCATCTCCATCTTCATGGGGGCCGTGCCAAGTCTTGGCTGGAACTGTATCTGCAACCTGGGTGACTGCTCCCAGCTGGCACCCATTTTTAGCAGGAGCTACCTGGTCTTCTGGTCAGTGTCTAACCTGGTAGTGTTCTTGGTGATGGTGGCCATCTACATGAGGATCTACATCTACGTCAAGAAGAAGACATCCGTGCTCATGCCACACACCAGTGGCTCAATCAACCGCAAGAGGACGCCCATCAAGCTCATCAAAACCGTCATGGTTGTGCTCG GGGCCTTTGTGTTCTGCTGGACTCCAGGCCTGGTGGTTCTGCTGCTGGACGGCCTCAACTGTACGAGTTGTAACGTTATGAAATTAAAACGTTGGCTACTGCTCCTGGCTGTACTCAACTCTGTCATGAACCCCTGCATCTACTCCTACAAGGATGAGGAAATGTGGACAACCTTTAAAAACCTCATGCGCTGCATCGGCAATGGCACTCGACGGCAGCGGTCAACAAGGGCTAACGCCAGGCCACTCAGCTCTGCTCAGGATACGGGCAACAGCCAGCCTCCCTCAGAGGAGACTAAAAATGACGATCAGGGCATACTCAAGACCTGA